The Halosimplex litoreum genome has a window encoding:
- the ncsA gene encoding tRNA 2-thiolation protein NcsA encodes MDCDKCGESAVMHAAYSGLHLCEEHLCRTVETRVRRRVREDNLIPRSATPDDPETWVIGLSGGKDSVVLTEILHDTFHEDPRIDLVALSIHEGIEGYRDESIDACEELTTDLDLRHEVVSYAEEFGVRMDDVVEEDPEGMAACAYCGVFRRDALERYAETLGADKLLTGHNLDDEAQTALMNVFEGDVEQMASHYDASLGPFPEEDRHGDPVDPPADPTERPRHAQDHHVPRAKPLRDVPEKEVALYAHLRDLPAHITECPHAEEAYRGEVQELLLEMEDNHPGTRHSIMAGYEQFAALAASAFGGAKAPDYGECERCGAPTGRQICRKCDLLDALEAV; translated from the coding sequence ATGGACTGCGACAAGTGCGGCGAGTCGGCGGTGATGCACGCCGCCTACTCGGGGCTGCACCTCTGTGAGGAGCACCTCTGTCGGACCGTCGAGACCCGGGTCCGCCGCCGCGTCCGCGAGGACAACCTGATCCCTCGCTCGGCGACGCCCGACGACCCCGAGACCTGGGTGATCGGGCTCTCCGGCGGGAAGGACTCGGTCGTCCTCACCGAGATCCTCCACGACACCTTCCACGAGGACCCTCGGATCGACCTCGTCGCGCTGTCGATCCACGAGGGGATCGAGGGCTACCGCGACGAGTCGATCGACGCCTGCGAGGAACTGACGACCGACCTCGACCTGCGCCACGAGGTCGTCTCCTACGCCGAGGAGTTCGGCGTCCGGATGGACGACGTGGTCGAGGAGGACCCCGAGGGAATGGCCGCCTGCGCCTACTGCGGCGTCTTCCGCCGCGACGCTCTCGAACGCTACGCCGAGACGCTCGGCGCGGACAAGCTGCTGACCGGTCACAACTTAGACGACGAAGCCCAGACCGCGCTGATGAACGTCTTCGAGGGTGACGTCGAGCAGATGGCCAGTCACTACGACGCGTCGCTGGGGCCGTTCCCCGAGGAGGACCGACACGGCGACCCCGTCGACCCGCCGGCGGACCCGACCGAGCGCCCGCGCCACGCACAGGACCACCACGTCCCACGGGCCAAACCGCTGCGGGACGTGCCCGAGAAGGAGGTGGCGCTGTACGCCCACCTGCGGGACCTGCCCGCGCACATCACGGAGTGTCCCCACGCCGAGGAGGCCTATCGCGGGGAGGTCCAGGAGCTACTGCTCGAGATGGAGGACAACCATCCGGGGACGCGCCACTCGATCATGGCCGGCTACGAGCAGTTCGCGGCGCTGGCGGCGTCGGCGTTCGGCGGGGCCAAGGCGCCCGACTACGGCGAGTGCGAGCGCTGCGGCGCGCCGACCGGCCGACAGATCTGTCGGAAGTGCGACCTCTT